A window of the Lolium perenne isolate Kyuss_39 chromosome 7, Kyuss_2.0, whole genome shotgun sequence genome harbors these coding sequences:
- the LOC127311286 gene encoding probable F-box protein At1g44080 — protein MMDAAQFGPWSDLPPELLSLVLKRLPSLADRVRLRAVCHPWRSNSKLHTLPLPFPWLTLPDGTFLSIPDGEVHSLTVPDDASCRGSIDNWLFIMSSDDACTLMNPFSKTTIELPNLVTVWQRMVRYESDPKQLLYKLVAPSPLDLSVDSIIASLIMDDGNIGTLCISQPPVATYSVRWNTQPLQHLKDVAFFDGKLYAVSVFGKLFIVEFCMNLGSNPNIKSVIESYGSERPECIPRDETCMYRMYLVECGGRLLMVKRFIRRLGPSSGDNVFGNIHTAGFHVLEADLLSNPCQWRRVSNLGGHALFVGQHGSKSLPATECSGSQEDCIYFMGDYLMPKYSENPLRDAGVFNMRNRTITPLCSGTAPAVLPRHADQWRPTWFFPPETV, from the coding sequence ATGATGGATGCTGCACAGTTTGGACCTTGGTCAGATCTTCCGCCGGAACTCCTGAGTCTTGTTCTTAAGCGCCTCCCTTCCCTAGCTGACCGTGTTCGTCTAAGAGCAGTCTGTCACCCATGGCGCTCTAATAGTAAGTTGCACACCCTTCCTCTCCCATTCCCTTGGCTCACCCTCCCCGATGGAACCTTCCTGAGCATCCCAGATGGCGAGGTTCACAGCCTGACTGTACCAGATGATGCTAGTTGTCGCGGCTCGATCGACAACTGGCTATTCATCATGAGCAGTGATGATGCATGCACATTGATGAACCCTTTCTCAAAGACCACAATTGAGCTTCCTAATCTAGTCACAGTTTGGCAGCGCATGGTACGCTATGAATCTGACCCTAAGCAACTTTTGTACAAGTTGGTGGCGCCCTCACCCCTGGACCTATCAGTTGATTCCATTATTGCATCATTAATCATGGATGATGGTAATATCGGTACACTTTGCATCAGCCAGCCGCCGGTTGCCACTTACTCGGTAAGATGGAATACACAGCCATTACAGCACCTAAAGGATGTTGCCTTCTTTGATGGAAAGTTGTATGCGGTGTCTGTCTTTGGCAAGCTCTTCATCGTTGAGTTTTGTATGAACCTTGGAAGTAATCCGAACATCAAATCGGTAATTGAATCTTATGGTTCAGAAAGACCAGAATGCATACCCAGAGATGAGACGTGTATGTACAGGATGTATCTAGTTGAATGTGGTGGTAGACTGTTGATGGTGAAGCGATTTATTCGTCGCTTGGGCCCTTCCTCAGGTGACAACGTCTTTGGAAATATTCATACTGCTGGGTTTCATGTCCTCGAGGCAGACTTACTCTCTAACCCGTGCCAGTGGAGAAGGGTCAGTAATTTGGGTGGCCATGCTCTGTTTGTTGGCCAGCATGGCTCCAAGTCTCTGCCTGCTACAGAATGCAGTGGATCCCAAGAAGACTGTATCTACTTCATGGGTGATTATCTCATGCCGAAGTATTCTGAAAACCCTCTTCGCGATGCTGGTGTGTTCAACATGAGAAACAGGACAATCACGCCACTATGTTCAGGGACTGCACCAGCAGTACTACCCCGGCATGCTGACCAGTGGCGTCCAACATGGTTTTTCCCTCCTGAAACTGTATAA
- the LOC127311288 gene encoding F-box protein At2g26160, whose amino-acid sequence MASPLPTHDQVPIPIDASFAGDTKASAPGFPTALPLPLADKATTQSISCMIEAEQLVPWSDLRPELVVLVLKRLPSLADRIRLRAVCHPWRSGTISHSQVLPRPFPWLTLPDGTFFSIPGGEVHCIPVPDGACCHGSIGSSLFLMSSDGAFSLLDPFSKTTLQLPNLVTAWQREIDDAHAAGVPVSYKLVAPSPMGSSPKLLAAALNSGSGYSDNLCIIKPQVATFLFRLSAEPFPLVDFAFFDGRLHVVSEFFKLFIVDFSENLENNPNINCAIDSVGDILGAPPYLNPMGCYELKQYLVESGGKLLMVQRFMISAGGFRDTNNQTVGFKVLEADMRTYPGQWRMVSDLGGHALFLGKQSSKSLPAGEGCGPQADCIYFICDYPCPEASANPLRDSGIYNMRSGTLRPLHSGTPAVPQRQAGQWGLTWFFPPEAVFQPSVVCRPF is encoded by the exons ATGGCTTCTCCCCTGCCCACCCACGACCAGGTTCCGATCCCCATCGATGCGAGCTTCGCCGGAGACACCAAGGCCTCCGCCCCTGGCTTCCCTACTGCCCTGCCCCTGCCTCTCGCCGACAAGGCCACTACGCAGTCAATA AGTTGCATGATCGAGGCTGAACAGTTGGTACCTTGGTCAGATCTTCGTCCGGAACTCGTGGTTCTTGTGCTCAAGCGCCTCCCTTCCCTGGCTGACCGTATTCGTCTGAGAGCAGTCTGTCACCCATGGCGTTCTGGTACTATCTCACACTCACAGGTTCTTCCCCGCCCATTCCCGTGGCTCACCCTCCCCGATGGAACCTTCTTCAGCATCCCAGGTGGTGAGGTTCACTGCATTCCTGTTCCTGATGGTGCTTGCTGCCATGGCTCCATTGGCAGCTCGCTGTTCCTCATGAGCAGTGATGGTGCCTTTTCATTGCTGGACCCTTTCTCCAAGACCACATTGCAGCTTCCTAATCTAGTCACTGCTTGGCAGAGGGAGATAGATGACGCCCATGCAGCCGGTGTCCCAGTTTCCTATAAGTTGGTTGCACCCTCGCCCATGGGCTCATCACCCAAGTTGCTTGCTGCCGCGCTGAACAGTGGCAGTGGTTATTCCGATAATCTTTGTATTATCAAACCACAAGTTGCCACCTTCCTATTCAGACTCTCGGCGGAACCATTTCCGCTTGTGGATTTTGCATTCTTCGATGGACGGCTGCACGTGGTCTCTGAATTTTTCAAGCTTTTCATCGTTGATTTCTCCGAAAACCTTGAAAACAATCCAAACATCAACTGCGCAATTGACTCTGTTGGTGATATTCTTGGAGCTCCTCCATACTTGAACCCAATGGGGTGTTATGAACTCAAGCAGTATCTAGTTGAAAGTGGTGGTAAATTGTTGATGGTGCAACGCTTTATGATCTCCGCAGGGGGTTTCAGGGATACTAATAATCAGACTGTTGGATTTAAGGTCCTTGAGGCAGACATGCGGACCTACCCTGGTCAGTGGAGGATGGTGAGTGATTTGGGTGGTCATGCGCTCTTTCTTGGCAAACAAAGCTCCAAGTCCCTGCCTGCTGGAGAAGGCTGTGGACCACAAGCGGATTGCATCTACTTCATCTGCGACTATCCTTGCCCGGAGGCTTCTGCAAACCCTCTACGCGATTCTGGCATATACAACATGAGAAGTGGGACGTTGAGGCCATTGCATTCAGGGACTCCAGCAGTGCCACAACGCCAAGCTGGCCAGTGGGGCCTGACATGGTTTTTCCCTCCTGAAGCTGTGTTTCAACCCAGCGTTGTTTGTCGACCTTTCTGA